The following proteins are co-located in the Vigna angularis cultivar LongXiaoDou No.4 chromosome 2, ASM1680809v1, whole genome shotgun sequence genome:
- the LOC108327153 gene encoding receptor-like protein kinase FERONIA, protein MGATYRPIALRNILFFLLSLCHPYFSIADVIYRPVDLFTVSCGSALNFTLDGRNWTGDSNTKFLSDSKDSVAGEVVQGARLLQLKSFWPPRLHFESKFAHFGNKDDKFAYFGAKARLSHSQFTYSFPVTTQGPFFLRLFFYSTSYQMFDRPKANFSVQAGPYTLLQHFNPSLYAEADDDPTHSDILFREYCIYLQHDQRLDITFAPSTTESYAFINGIEIVSMPSYLYYSNPNYTVPDDITRLPQFVGHMNQVYIITNNSALETKHRLKVGGAQISPSQDTGMLRAWDTDEKYLITDSGPSADYAKKTSLSFVQIPNYTAPDQLYRSVRNIGMNPFKNLTWKLPVYSGFFYLLRLHFCQLNPEVQERGEQMFYIFIQDQLAERGADILKWSDNKKGVPVVKDYAVYIPGNKEKVYLSLEMHPNSKSIIQDAQLNAIEVFKINNTTGSLAEPNPDPRSHTANKQTSKKKNSGTKRPLTAAVAAAVSGVVLLSFMVVFFIKKLKQNVAVYKNQKDGTSRGGGSGSSSLPTNLCRHFSIAEIRAATNNFDKLFVVGVGGFGDVYKGYIDDGSTPVAIKRLKPGSQQGLNEFMNEIQMLSQLRHLHLVSLIGYCYESNEMILIYDFMDRGTLRDHLYGTDSPPLSWNQRLQICIGAARGLHYLHTGAKQMIIHRDVKSTNILLDEKWVAKVSDFGLSRIGPTGSSMTHVSTNVKGSVGYLDPEYYKRQRLTEKSDVYSYGVVLLEVLCGRQPLLRTAEKQQVSLVDWAKHRYEKGFLSEIVDPALKGQIAPHCLRKFGEVALSCLLEDGNHRPSMNVVVGVLEFVMQLQLQDGANVNVVLESGGDYEDSTTEDMFSGSHSSMHVSDFSNSSGLNSTSYASQESDRLISELVFSEINDPKGR, encoded by the exons ATGGGCGCTACTTACAGACCAATTGCTTTGCGAAACatcctcttcttcctcctctccttgTGCCACCCTTACTTTTCCATAGCAGACGTTATTTACCGTCCCGTTGACCTTTTCACCGTAAGCTGTGGCTCCGCTTTAAACTTCACTCTCGATGGTCGGAACTGGACTGGAGATAGCAATACGAAATTCCTCTCCGACAGCAAGGACTCAGTTGCT ggtgaagtcgtgcagggggcacgacttcttcaattGAAGTCGTTTTGGCCCCCACGACTTCATTTTGAGTCAAAATTTGCCCATTTTGGTAATAAAGATGACAAATTTGCCTATTTTGGTGCAAAAGCCCGTCTCTCTCACTCCCAATTCACCTACTCCTTCCCCGTCACCACACAAGGCCCCTTCTTTCTTCGTCTCTTCTTCTACTCAACTTCATACCAAATGTTTGACCGCCCCAAAGCCAATTTCTCAGTCCAAGCAGGCCCATACACCCTCCTTCAACATTTCAATCCTTCCCTATATGCTGAAGCTGATGACGACCCAACCCACTCCGACATCTTGTTCAGAGAGTACTGTATCTACCTCCAACATGATCAGAGGCTCGACATAACCTTCGCTCCAAGTACCACAGAGTCGTACGCTTTCATAAATGGAATCGAGATTGTTTCAATGCCCTCTTATCTATACTACTCCAACCCTAATTACACTGTTCCTGACGACATCACTAGATTGCCACAATTTGTTGGTCACATGAACCAAGTATATATCATTACAAATAACTCTGCTCTCGAGACTAAGCACCGGTTGAAAGTTGGAGGAGCACAAATCTCCCCGTCACAGGACACTGGCATGCTCAGGGCCTGGGATACGGATGAGAAATACCTAATTACTGACAGTGGACCATCTGCTGATTATGCGAAAAAAACTAGTCTCAGCTTCGTTCAGATTCCTAACTACACGGCACCGGACCAACTATATCGCTCCGTAAGGAATATTGGAATGAATCCCTTTAAGAACCTCACATGGAAGCTTCCCGTTTATTCTGGATTCTTCTACTTGCTAAGGCTACACTTTTGTCAGCTTAACCCGGAGGTTCAAGAACGCGGTGAACAAATGTTTTACATCTTCATTCAGGATCAGTTGGCTGAAAGAGGGGCAGACATTCTCAAGTGGAGCGACAACAAGAAGGGTGTACCAGTGGTTAAAGATTACGCAGTTTACATTCCGGGAAATAAGGAAAAGGTATATCTTTCACTGGAAATGCATCCTAATAGTAAAAGCATCATTCAGGATGCACAACTCAATGCTATTGAAGTTTTCAAAATCAACAACACAACAGGTAGTCTCGCTGAACCGAATCCAGACCCTCGTTCACACACCGCCAATAAGCAAACctcaaagaagaaaaatagcGGCACCAAGAGACCCCTAACTGCCGCAGTCGCAGCTGCAGTTTCTGGTGTCGTTTTACTCTCCTTTATGGTGGTTTTCTTCATCAAAAAACTCAAGCAAAACGTTGCCGTTtacaaaaaccaaaaagatgGAACTTCTCGCGGAGGTGGCTCTGGCTCATCATCGCTACCAACCAACCTCTGCCGTCACTTCTCAATCGCAGAAATCAGGGCCGCCACAAACAACTTCGACAAACTCTTCGTCGTTGGAGTGGGAGGCTTCGGCGACGTGTACAAAGGCTACATCGACGACGGCTCAACACCTGTCGCTATCAAAAGGCTCAAACCCGGTTCTCAGCAAGGTCTGAACGAGTTCATGAACGAGATCCAAATGCTCTCTCAACTTCGTCACCTCCATCTTGTTTCCCTCATCGGTTACTGCTACGAGAGCAACGAGATGATACTCATTTACGATTTCATGGATCGCGGAACCCTCCGTGACCATCTCTACGGAACCGATAGCCCTCCGCTCTCATGGAATCAAAGGCTTCAGATATGCATAGGGGCCGCACGAGGACTACATTATCTGCATACAGGTGCAAAACAGATGATCATTCACCGTGACGTGAAGAGCACAAACATCTTGTTGGATGAAAAATGGGTGGCGAAGGTTTCAGACTTTGGGTTATCTCGAATTGGGCCCACGGGTTCTTCAATGACCCATGTGAGCACAAATGTGAAAGGCAGTGTTGGGTATTTGGATCCGGAGTATTACAAACGACAGCGTTTGACGGAGAAGTCGGACGTGTACTCGTATGGGGTGGTGCTCTTGGAGGTATTGTGCGGGAGGCAGCCTTTGCTCCGAACGGCGGAGAAGCAACAGGTGTCACTTGTGGATTGGGCGAAGCATCGGTATGAGAAGGGGTTTCTGAGTGAGATTGTGGATCCAGCACTGAAGGGCCAGATAGCACCTCACTGTTTGCGCAAATTTGGTGAGGTTGCGTTGAGCTGTTTGCTTGAGGATGGGAATCACCGACCTTCCATGAACGTCGTGGTTGGAGTGTTGGAGTTTGTTATGCAACTTCAGCTTCAGGATGGTGCTAATGTCAATGTCGTGTTGGAAAGTGGTGGGGATTATGAAGACAGTACTACTGAGGACATGTTTAGCGGTAGCCATAGTAGTATGCATGTTTCGGACTTCAGTAATAGCAGTGGATTGAACTCTACAAGCTACGCGAGTCAAGAATCTGACAGGTTGATCTCAGAGCTTGTTTTCTCTGAGATTAATGATCCAAAGGGACGCTAA
- the LOC108327154 gene encoding LOW QUALITY PROTEIN: receptor-like protein kinase FERONIA (The sequence of the model RefSeq protein was modified relative to this genomic sequence to represent the inferred CDS: inserted 2 bases in 1 codon), with the protein MTDTQQCPNEKFGTSLGSDLSWLPTHLCRHFSIAEIIAATNNFDELLVVGVGGFGNVYKGYIYDGSTRVAVKRLKRGSPQGINEFVNEIEMLSQLRHLHLVSLIGYCYESNEMILVYDFMGRGTLRVHLYDSDNPSLPWEQRVKICIGVARGLHYLHTGVKQSIIHRDVKSTDILLDEKWVAKVSDLGLSRIGPTGLSMSHVNTQVKGSIGYLDPEYSFGVVLLELLCGRQPLVHWEEKQRVSVVKWAKHCYEKGCLCEIVDPSLKGQTAAQCFHKFGKIAXSCLHEDGTERPSMKDVVGMLQFVLQLQYSGIGEEVSDSDVCSQHDTDYSKSTTASDGDNNIKDPKGR; encoded by the exons atgactgatacccaacaGTGTCCCAATGAAAAATTCGGAACTTCTCTTGGCAGTGACTTATCGTGGCTACCCACCCACCTCTGCCGCCACTTCTCAATCGCGGAAATCATAGCAGCAACCAACAACTTCGATGAACTCTTAGTCGTTGGCGTGGGAGGCTTCGGCAACGTGTACAAAGGCTACATCTACGACGGTTCAACACGCGTCGCAGTGAAAAGGCTCAAACGAGGTTCTCCGCAAGGTATTAACGAGTTCGTGAACGAGATCGAAATGCTTTCTCAACTACGTCATCTCCATCTTGTTTCCCTCATCGGTTACTGCTACGAGAGCAACGAGATGATACTCGTTTACGATTTCATGGGTCGTGGAACCCTCCGTGTCCATCTCTACGACTCCGATAACCCCTCCCTTCCTTGGGAGCAAAGGGTCAAAATATGCATAGGTGTTGCAAGAGGATTGCATTATCTGCATACAGGTGTGAAGCAGTCGATCATTCACCGTGACGTGAAGAGCACCGATATCTTGTTGGATGAAAAATGGGTGGCCAAGGTTTCAGACTTAGGTTTATCCAGAATTGGACCCACAGGTCTTTCGATGTCCCATGTGAACACTCAGGTGAAAGGCAGCATAGGATACTTAGACCCGGAGTACTCGTTTGGGGTAGTGCTCTTGGAGTTATTGTGTGGGAGACAACCTTTGGTTCACTGGGAGGAGAAGCAACGGGTATCAGTTGTTAAATGGGCGAAGCATTGCTATGAGAAGGGATGTCTATGTGAAATTGTGGATCCCTCGTTGAAGGGCCAGACAGCAGCTCAGTGTTTTCATAAATTTGGTAAGATTGC GAGCTGCTTGCATGAGGATGGGACTGAAAGGCCCTCCATGAAAGACGTGGTTGGGATGCTCCAGTTTGTTCTGCAACTTCAGTATAGCGGTATTGGTGAGGAGGTGTCGGACAGTGATGTGTGTAGCCAACATGATACAGATTATAGTAAGAGCACCACAGCAAGCGACGGAGATAATAACATTAAGGATCCAAAGGGACGATGA
- the LOC108328324 gene encoding receptor-like protein kinase FERONIA, translating to METTTKPIALGTILLLLSFFHLSKADVIFDPPDLLTINCGSSTNFSTPDGRNWIGDTNTKLLSISRGSVLATALTESTILGPYASARLSFSNFTYSIFNLTAGPMFLRLFFFSTSYHNNFNRSKAVFSVKAGPYTLLQRFNASLDADSVNDPAHSNILFREYCINLREGQNLNITFIPSSTGSYAFINGIEIVSMPSYLYYTDPNVDIHGLPKLVGGGTYPIETILALETKYRLRLGDRNIPAAEDTGMLRTWDVHNEYITNPGVESLDIDNTAKLNFSKTPNYTAPDQVYRSLASMGQNELVNMGFNLTWQLPVDPGFTYVLRLHFCQLNPMVIGSGDQIFLIFIQDHLVEDMVDIFNWGDKQKGVPVVRDYVVIIRDNQKKANLSVKLHPHDKSMIKDAQLNAIELFKISDPTGNLAEPSSAPPPFQTVQISKNKNNSTTRTPAAVAGAVSGVVLLSLIIVFILIKRRKNVSFSKGHIKKDRTSLGSGSSSLPTHLCRHFTIAEIRAATNNFDELLVVGVGGFGNVYKGYIDDGSTCVAVKRLKQGSQQGINEFVNEIEMLSQLRHLHLVSLIGYCYESNEMILVYDFMGRGTLRDHLYDSDNPSLPWEQRVEICIGVARGLHYLHTCVKQVIIHRDVKSTNILLDEKWVAKVSDFGLSRIGPTGISMSHVNTQVKGSIGYLDPEYYKRQRLTEKSDVYSFGVVLLEVLCGRQPLVHWEEKQRISVVKWAKHCYEKGCLCDIVDPSLKGQTAAQCFHKFGEIALSCLHEDGTERPSMKDVVGMLQLVLQLHYSGVGEEVSDSGLCSQHDADYSKSTTANDGDNSSRGSKESSVLIPDDVFSEIKDPKGR from the coding sequence ATGGAAACAACTACCAAACCAATAGCTTTGGGAACCATCCTTCTCCTATTGAGTTTCTTTCATCTTTCCAAAGCAGATGTTATTTTTGATCCCCCTGACCTTCTCACCATCAACTGTGGCTCTTCCACCAACTTCTCCACGCCCGACGGTCGGAACTGGATTGGAGACACCAACACAAAGCTTCTCTCTATAAGTCGGGGCTCAGTTCTTGCTACTGCTCTCACAGAATCAACCATACTGGGTCCTTACGCCTCTGCTCGCCTCTCCTTCTCTAATTTCACTTACTCAATCTTCAATCTCACCGCTGGCCCAATGTTCCTTcgcctcttcttcttctcaactTCATACCACAACAACTTTAATCGCTCCAAAGCCGTTTTCTCGGTCAAAGCAGGCCCATACACTCTCCTTCAACGTTTCAATGCTTCCCTCGATGCGGATTCTGTTAATGACCCTGCTCACTCCAACATCCTATTCAGAGAGTATTGCATCAATCTCCGAGAAGGACAAAACCTCAACATAACCTTCATTCCAAGCTCCACAGGTTCCTACGCTTTCATCAATGGAATCGAGATTGTTTCAATGCCCTCTTATCTCTACTACACCGATCCTAACGTCGACATCCATGGATTGCCGAAACTTGTTGGAGGAGGAACATATCCAATTGAAACCATTTTGGCTCTGGAAACAAAGTACCGGCTAAGACTGGGGGACCGAAATATCCCCGCCGCAGAGGATACGGGTATGCTCAGAACGTGGGATGTCCATAATGAATATATAACTAATCCAGGTGTAGAATCTCTTGATATTGACAATACAGCCAAGCTGAACTTTAGTAAGACTCCTAATTACACTGCACCAGACCAGGTATACCGTTCATTAGCGAGTATGGGACAAAACGAACTTGTGAACATGGGGTTCAACCTCACATGGCAGCTTCCTGTTGATCCTGGTTTCACCTACGTGCTACGGTTACACTTTTGCCAGCTTAACCCGATGGTTATTGGGTCTGGTGACCAgatcttcctcatcttcattcAGGATCATTTGGTTGAAGACATGGTAGACATTTTCAATTGGGGCGATAAACAGAAGGGTGTACCAGTGGTTAGAGACTACGTAGTCATCATTCGAGATAATCAGAAAAAGGCAAATCTTTCTGTGAAATTACACCCTCACGATAAAAGCATGATCAAGGACGCACAACTAAACGCAATTGAACTCTTCAAAATCAGCGACCCAACAGGTAACCTCGCTGAACCTAGCTCAGCCCCGCCTCCATTCCAGACCGTTcaaatatcaaaaaataaaaacaacagcACTACGAGAACCCCTGCCGCCGTTGCAGGTGCAGTTTCCGGTGTCGTTTTGCTCTCCCTTATCATCGTTTTCATCCTAATCAAGCGCAGGAAGAACGTCTCTTTCAGCAAGGGTCACATTAAAAAAGACAGAACTTCTCTGGGAAGTGGCTCATCATCGCTACCAACCCACCTCTGCCGTCACTTCACAATCGCAGAAATCAGAGCAGCAACCAACAACTTCGATGAGCTCTTAGTCGTCGGCGTGGGAGGCTTCGGCAACGTGTACAAAGGCTACATCGACGACGGTTCAACATGCGTCGCAGTGAAAAGGCTCAAACAAGGTTCTCAGCAAGGTATTAACGAGTTCGTGAACGAGATCGAAATGCTTTCTCAACTACGTCATCTCCATCTTGTTTCCCTCATCGGTTACTGCTACGAGAGCAACGAGATGATACTTGTTTACGATTTCATGGGTCGTGGAACCCTCCGTGACCATCTCTACGACTCCGATAACCCGTCCCTGCCGTGGGAGCAAAGAGTAGAAATATGCATAGGTGTTGCAAGAGGATTGCATTATCTGCATACATGTGTGAAGCAGGTGATCATTCACCGTGACGTGAAGAGCACAAATATCTTGTTGGATGAAAAATGGGTGGCCAAGGTTTCAGACTTTGGTTTATCCAGAATTGGGCCTACAGGTATTTCGATGTCCCACGTGAACACTCAGGTAAAAGGTAGCATAGGATACTTAGACCCTGAGTACTACAAAAGGCAGCGTTTGACGGAGAAATCTGACGTGTACTCGTTTGGGGTAGTGCTCTTGGAGGTATTGTGTGGGAGACAACCTTTGGTTCACTGGGAGGAGAAGCAACGGATATCAGTTGTTAAATGGGCGAAGCATTGCTATGAGAAGGGATGTCTGTGTGATATTGTGGATCCCTCATTGAAGGGCCAGACAGCAGCTCAGTGTTTTCACAAATTTGGTGAGATTGCTCTGAGCTGCTTGCATGAGGATGGTACTGAAAGACCCTCCATGAAAGACGTGGTTGGGATGCTCCAGCTTGTTCTGCAACTTCACTATAGTGGTGTTGGTGAGGAGGTGTCGGACAGTGGTTTGTGTAGTCAACATGATGCAGATTATAGTAAGAGCACCACAGCAAACGACGGAGATAATAGCAGCAGGGGGAGCAAGGAATCTTCTGTGTTAATCCCTGACGATGTTTTCTCAGAGATTAAGGATCCAAAGGGACGATGA